From a region of the Heliangelus exortis chromosome 19, bHelExo1.hap1, whole genome shotgun sequence genome:
- the TMEM120B gene encoding transmembrane protein 120B isoform X2: MRVQLERCHGEWQELEEEFRQLQETHKVYRQKLEEVTNLQTACSTSIHRQKKTLRDLKHSLQRCKPRASPEEFALIQELSTQIKERQNAFFDMEAYLPKKNGLYLNLVLGNVNVTLLSNQAKFAYKDEYEKFKLYLTIILLLGAIACRFILHYRVTDEVFNFLLVWYYCTLTIRESILISNGSRIKGWWVSHHYVSTFLSGVMLTWPDGLMYQMFRSQFLAFSIFQSCVQFLQYYYQRGCLYRLRALGERNHLDLTVEGFQSWMWRGLTFLLPFLFFGHFWQLYNAITLFGLSRHKECKEWQVGFCVGIYISAALPRELPHYSQSGAH; the protein is encoded by the exons ATGAGGGTGCAGCTGGAGCGGTGCCACGGCGagtggcaggagctggaggaggagttCCGGCAGCTCCAG gAAACACACAAAGTTTACAGGCAGAAACTGGAGGAAGTCACCAACTTGCAGACAGCCTGCAGCACCTCCATACACCggcagaagaaaacactgagagATCTGAAGCACAGCCTGCAACG GTGCAAGCCCAGAGCCAGTCCTGAGGAGTTTGCTCTCAttcaggagctcagcacccagaTCAAGGAGAGGCAAAATGCTTTCTTTGACATGGAGGCCTACTTGCCAAAGAAGAATGG ccTGTATTTAAATCTGGTGCTGGGAAACGTGAATGTCACACTCCTGAGTAACCAAGCAAA GTTTGCATACAAGGATGAGTACGAGAAGTTCAAACTTTATCTGACGATCATCTTGTTACTCGGGGCCATCGCCTGCAGGTTTATTCTCCACTACAG GGTGACAGATGAagtgtttaattttctgttggTGTGGTATTACTGCACGCTGACGATACGGGAAAGCATTCTCATTAGCAACGGATCAAG gatCAAAGGCTGGTGGGTGTCTCATCATTACGTCTCCACATTCCTGTCTGGAGTTATGTTAACATG gcCAGATGGACTCATGTATCAAATGTTTCGCAGCCAATTTTTAGCATTTTCCATCTTTCAGA gtTGTGTTCAGTTCCTACAGTATTATTACCAAAGGGGCTGCCTTTATAGACTTCGTGCTTTGGGGGAGAGAAACCACTTGGACCTTACAGTAG AAGGATTTCAGTCCTGGATGTGGCGGGGGCTgacatttctccttcctttcttgttCTTTGGGCAC ttctggCAGCTATATAATGCAATCACACTATTTGGATTGTCAAGGCATAAGGAGTGCAAAGAATGGCAGGTGG GTTTTTGTGTTGGCATTtacatttctgctgctcttcctcgGGAACTTCCTCACTACTCTCAAAGTGGTGCACACtaa
- the TMEM120B gene encoding transmembrane protein 120B isoform X1, giving the protein MRVQLERCHGEWQELEEEFRQLQETHKVYRQKLEEVTNLQTACSTSIHRQKKTLRDLKHSLQRCKPRASPEEFALIQELSTQIKERQNAFFDMEAYLPKKNGLYLNLVLGNVNVTLLSNQAKFAYKDEYEKFKLYLTIILLLGAIACRFILHYRVTDEVFNFLLVWYYCTLTIRESILISNGSRIKGWWVSHHYVSTFLSGVMLTWPDGLMYQMFRSQFLAFSIFQSCVQFLQYYYQRGCLYRLRALGERNHLDLTVEGFQSWMWRGLTFLLPFLFFGHFWQLYNAITLFGLSRHKECKEWQVFVLAFTFLLLFLGNFLTTLKVVHTKLQKKKTK; this is encoded by the exons ATGAGGGTGCAGCTGGAGCGGTGCCACGGCGagtggcaggagctggaggaggagttCCGGCAGCTCCAG gAAACACACAAAGTTTACAGGCAGAAACTGGAGGAAGTCACCAACTTGCAGACAGCCTGCAGCACCTCCATACACCggcagaagaaaacactgagagATCTGAAGCACAGCCTGCAACG GTGCAAGCCCAGAGCCAGTCCTGAGGAGTTTGCTCTCAttcaggagctcagcacccagaTCAAGGAGAGGCAAAATGCTTTCTTTGACATGGAGGCCTACTTGCCAAAGAAGAATGG ccTGTATTTAAATCTGGTGCTGGGAAACGTGAATGTCACACTCCTGAGTAACCAAGCAAA GTTTGCATACAAGGATGAGTACGAGAAGTTCAAACTTTATCTGACGATCATCTTGTTACTCGGGGCCATCGCCTGCAGGTTTATTCTCCACTACAG GGTGACAGATGAagtgtttaattttctgttggTGTGGTATTACTGCACGCTGACGATACGGGAAAGCATTCTCATTAGCAACGGATCAAG gatCAAAGGCTGGTGGGTGTCTCATCATTACGTCTCCACATTCCTGTCTGGAGTTATGTTAACATG gcCAGATGGACTCATGTATCAAATGTTTCGCAGCCAATTTTTAGCATTTTCCATCTTTCAGA gtTGTGTTCAGTTCCTACAGTATTATTACCAAAGGGGCTGCCTTTATAGACTTCGTGCTTTGGGGGAGAGAAACCACTTGGACCTTACAGTAG AAGGATTTCAGTCCTGGATGTGGCGGGGGCTgacatttctccttcctttcttgttCTTTGGGCAC ttctggCAGCTATATAATGCAATCACACTATTTGGATTGTCAAGGCATAAGGAGTGCAAAGAATGGCAG GTTTTTGTGTTGGCATTtacatttctgctgctcttcctcgGGAACTTCCTCACTACTCTCAAAGTGGTGCACACtaaactccagaaaaaaaagacaaaatga